In Moorena sp. SIOASIH, the following proteins share a genomic window:
- a CDS encoding NB-ARC domain-containing protein, translated as MNLEDALEFANTLVFAKSGNHLTDLQQALIEASWSWKRQSYDTIAHIYGYSPSYLKHDVGPKLWKLLSEALGEKVSKKNFRSAIERRWRTQQETISSDQQVTREERDGIGPRPRYAIAAKSRDGIGLRPRYAKAKPRHDWSEAVDVSFFYGRQSELAQLQQWILTEHCRLVALLGMGGMGKTSLSIKLAQQLEHQFEFVIWRSLRNAPDLSEILTQLLRFLSNQQDIDLPDTTDEKISRLLNYLRSHRCLLVLDNMETILQGGAQSNGAGHYQAGYEEYGQLLRRWGETSHQSCLVLTSREKPQEIGLLEAEMLPIRSLQLSGLKTAEGQEIFNIIGSFQGEEREWNQLITGYSGNPLALKIVATTIHKFFAGNIADFLNQDAIIFGNIKNLLEQHFARLSAPERTVIFWLAINREEASFADLRDDIFPPVPPQQLIDTLESLEQRSLVERKASMFSLQPVVMEYVTERLVEQICEDIIAGVTAINNTNNWENYLFRTHALLKAQTKDYLRNTQIRLIIQPIVERLQIALTGKDNLEKHLNQMLDTLRGKPPLAIGYAGGNIINLLCQQQICLKGYDFSRVTIWQAYLQGVDLQDVNFAYSNLSKSVFTKTLGVVFGVAFSPDGKLLATGDVEGQLRLWQVENGKPILICKGHTGWVWSVAFSPDGNTLASCSSDKTIKLWNVTTGQCIKTLEGHTSSIWSVAFSRDGKTLASGSDESTVRLWDVNTGECRQVCQGHTGKVRSVAFSADGKTLASGSDDQTVRLWDLSTGECRQICHGHTNLIWSVNFSPDGAMLASASADFTIKLWDRCTGECLNTLTNHSDRVRSVMFSADGQTLVSGSDDQTVRLWNVSSGECLNYLQEHTNSIFSVAFNRDGRTVASGSSDQTVRLWNSKTGRCLKILQGYTNSVFSAVFSPNGQQLASASTDNMVRLWDVSSDNCLKRLEGHTGWVTSVAFHPNGEILASSSADQTIHLWSVSTGQCLKVLRGHSYWVQSVSFSPLGETLASSGDDKTIRLWDVNTGECFKILRGHTSWIWSVTFSRDGQTLASGSEDETIRLWDVRSSECLKILQGHTSRVQSVAFSPDGKTLVSSSGDQTVRVWDVSTGECIKILRGHSKGVWSVAFSPDGELIASGSLDQTVRLWQASTGNYLRTLHGHRNSVRSSIGFSPVKHQDHQGRSDQEQVSSYWLTSGSNDGTIKVWDTHTGQCIKTLIPDRPYQGMNITGVTGLTLAQKSALEALGALS; from the coding sequence ATGAACCTTGAAGACGCTCTGGAATTCGCCAATACCTTAGTGTTTGCCAAATCGGGGAATCATCTCACTGATTTACAGCAAGCCTTAATTGAGGCATCTTGGTCCTGGAAGCGTCAGAGTTATGATACAATCGCCCATATCTATGGCTATTCCCCGAGTTACCTGAAACATGATGTGGGTCCGAAGCTGTGGAAACTTCTCTCAGAGGCTTTGGGGGAAAAAGTCAGTAAAAAGAACTTTCGCTCAGCGATCGAACGACGGTGGCGCACTCAACAGGAAACTATCTCCTCGGACCAACAGGTAACTAGAGAAGAAAGAGATGGGATTGGCCCAAGGCCACGCTACGCGATCGCGGCCAAGTCAAGGGATGGGATTGGCCTAAGGCCACGCTACGCGAAGGCAAAACCACGTCACGATTGGTCAGAAGCCGTTGATGTTAGTTTCTTTTATGGACGACAATCAGAACTGGCCCAGTTGCAGCAATGGATTCTGACCGAACACTGTCGGCTAGTTGCCTTGTTAGGGATGGGCGGCATGGGCAAAACCTCCCTCTCCATCAAGCTTGCCCAACAACTCGAACACCAGTTTGAGTTTGTTATTTGGCGCTCCCTACGTAATGCTCCTGACCTATCAGAGATTTTGACTCAGTTGCTGAGATTTCTATCCAATCAGCAAGACATTGATTTACCAGATACCACAGACGAGAAAATTTCCCGACTGCTGAATTATTTACGCTCCCACCGGTGTTTGCTAGTTCTCGACAATATGGAGACAATTTTACAAGGGGGAGCTCAAAGCAATGGTGCTGGACATTATCAAGCTGGATATGAAGAATACGGTCAACTATTGAGACGGTGGGGAGAAACCTCCCATCAAAGCTGCTTAGTACTAACCTCTCGGGAGAAGCCTCAAGAAATTGGACTGCTTGAAGCAGAAATGCTACCTATTCGCTCCCTACAACTAAGTGGCTTGAAAACTGCTGAAGGACAGGAAATTTTTAATATCATCGGGTCTTTCCAAGGTGAAGAAAGGGAATGGAATCAGTTAATTACCGGGTATTCTGGTAATCCCTTAGCTCTAAAAATTGTGGCAACAACAATCCATAAATTTTTCGCCGGTAATATTGCGGATTTTTTAAATCAAGATGCGATAATATTTGGGAATATTAAAAATCTTTTAGAGCAGCATTTTGCCCGATTAAGCGCTCCAGAACGAACAGTAATTTTTTGGCTCGCCATCAATCGAGAAGAAGCCTCATTTGCTGACTTACGAGATGATATATTTCCTCCTGTACCACCCCAACAACTGATCGACACCCTGGAATCCTTGGAACAGCGATCGCTTGTGGAAAGAAAAGCATCTATGTTTTCCCTACAACCGGTGGTGATGGAATACGTAACTGAACGCTTGGTTGAGCAAATCTGTGAAGACATTATTGCTGGTGTAACCGCCATTAATAACACTAATAACTGGGAAAATTACCTGTTTAGGACTCATGCTCTCCTCAAAGCTCAGACCAAAGATTATCTTAGAAATACTCAAATTCGTCTAATTATCCAACCCATTGTAGAGCGTCTACAGATTGCTTTAACGGGTAAGGATAACCTAGAAAAACATCTAAATCAGATGCTCGACACTCTTCGAGGGAAACCTCCCTTAGCCATTGGCTACGCTGGCGGAAATATTATTAATCTCCTTTGTCAACAGCAAATCTGTTTAAAAGGCTATGATTTTTCAAGAGTTACCATTTGGCAAGCTTATCTACAAGGGGTGGATTTACAAGATGTCAATTTCGCTTACTCCAATTTATCCAAGTCAGTGTTTACTAAAACCTTAGGAGTAGTATTTGGGGTAGCGTTTAGTCCTGATGGTAAGCTTTTAGCTACTGGAGATGTGGAAGGTCAGTTGCGTTTATGGCAAGTCGAGAATGGTAAGCCAATTTTAATTTGCAAAGGTCATACCGGTTGGGTTTGGTCTGTTGCCTTTAGTCCTGATGGTAATACCCTAGCCAGTTGCAGTAGTGACAAAACTATTAAACTATGGAATGTCACCACAGGTCAGTGTATTAAAACCTTAGAAGGCCATACCAGTTCTATTTGGTCAGTAGCATTCAGTAGGGATGGTAAAACCCTAGCCAGTGGTAGTGATGAATCAACAGTAAGGCTTTGGGATGTAAACACTGGTGAATGCCGTCAGGTATGTCAGGGACACACCGGTAAAGTCCGTTCGGTGGCCTTTAGTGCAGATGGTAAAACCCTAGCCAGTGGTAGTGATGACCAGACAGTGAGACTGTGGGATCTTAGTACTGGTGAATGTCGCCAGATCTGTCATGGTCATACTAATCTGATTTGGTCAGTTAATTTTAGTCCTGATGGTGCGATGTTAGCCAGTGCTAGTGCTGACTTTACCATTAAATTGTGGGACCGATGCACAGGTGAATGTCTCAACACCTTAACTAACCATAGCGATAGAGTAAGGTCGGTGATGTTTAGTGCAGATGGGCAAACCCTAGTCAGTGGCAGTGATGACCAGACGGTGAGGCTGTGGAATGTCAGCAGTGGTGAATGCCTGAACTACCTACAAGAACACACCAATTCTATATTTTCAGTGGCATTCAATCGGGATGGTCGAACCGTAGCTAGTGGCAGTAGTGACCAAACCGTACGTCTATGGAATAGCAAGACAGGTCGATGTCTTAAAATCCTACAAGGATATACCAATTCTGTATTTTCAGCAGTATTCAGTCCCAATGGTCAACAATTAGCCAGTGCCAGTACTGACAACATGGTCAGGTTGTGGGATGTCAGTAGTGATAACTGTTTAAAGAGACTAGAGGGACACACCGGTTGGGTGACTTCGGTGGCATTTCATCCCAATGGTGAAATTCTCGCTAGCAGCAGCGCTGACCAAACCATACACTTGTGGTCAGTGAGTACAGGTCAATGCCTGAAAGTATTGCGCGGTCACTCCTATTGGGTGCAATCGGTTAGCTTTAGTCCTCTTGGTGAGACTCTTGCCAGTAGTGGTGATGACAAAACCATCCGGTTATGGGATGTCAATACTGGTGAATGTTTTAAGATATTACGGGGTCACACCAGTTGGATTTGGTCTGTTACCTTCAGTCGAGACGGTCAAACCCTAGCCAGTGGTAGTGAAGACGAAACCATACGCTTATGGGATGTCAGGAGTAGTGAATGTCTCAAGATTTTACAGGGTCACACTAGTCGAGTACAGTCGGTAGCGTTTAGTCCTGATGGCAAAACCCTAGTTAGTAGCAGTGGAGACCAAACTGTTCGGGTTTGGGATGTTAGCACTGGGGAATGTATCAAGATTTTACGGGGCCATAGTAAAGGCGTCTGGTCTGTAGCCTTTAGTCCTGATGGTGAGTTGATTGCCAGTGGTAGCTTAGATCAAACCGTGAGGCTTTGGCAAGCAAGTACGGGTAACTATCTGAGAACCTTACATGGTCATCGGAATTCAGTACGGTCATCGATTGGGTTTAGTCCTGTAAAACATCAAGATCACCAGGGTAGGTCTGATCAAGAACAGGTGAGCAGTTATTGGCTTACCAGTGGCAGTAATGATGGGACTATTAAAGTTTGGGATACTCACACAGGTCAGTGTATTAAAACCTTGATTCCTGATCGACCTTACCAAGGTATGAACATCACAGGGGTTACGGGTTTGACCCTAGCACAGAAGTCAGCACTGGAAGCGTTGGGGGCGCTGAGTTGA
- a CDS encoding cytochrome P450, which yields MTMALPNRSKNCWLLQVFKWLSDPVGYMETTAKEYGDIFISPVVVNLGEVVFFSNPQGLQTILSNPQKFPASGNLNKTLEPLLGSNSVIMLDGEEHKTRRKLLLPPFHGERMHTYGQLICDITKNVTSQWTVNQPFTIRDTVQKIAMRVIFSTVFGLHDRPHYRQLQELLSARLKATSSPLSASLIFFPFLAKDYGDWSPGAKIKRQQKQIDELLYAEIRDRRAEGESDRTDILSLLLSARDENGEGMSEEELRDELITLLVGAYENTATGLAWAFYWTHRLPEVKEKLLAEIDSLGENPDPMSLFQLPYLTAVWQETLRIYPVGVLTLPRLVQESVEVGGKHLEAGTIIFPCVHLLHQREELYPEPKKFKPERFLERQFSPYEYIPFGAGARRCIGAALAEFEMKLVLATILKQYELELADSRPVKPQRRGLALEPAGGVKMILKGDRISEEKPLAGLKPKIRAK from the coding sequence ATGACAATGGCATTACCTAACAGATCCAAAAATTGCTGGCTTTTGCAGGTATTTAAGTGGCTTTCAGATCCAGTCGGTTATATGGAAACCACAGCTAAAGAATATGGCGATATTTTTATATCGCCAGTTGTGGTAAATCTTGGGGAAGTGGTATTTTTCAGTAACCCCCAAGGTTTACAAACAATTTTAAGCAATCCTCAAAAGTTCCCTGCCTCTGGGAATTTAAATAAAACTCTTGAACCTTTATTAGGTAGTAATTCTGTCATCATGTTGGATGGTGAAGAACATAAAACACGGCGAAAGTTACTGTTACCTCCGTTTCACGGAGAAAGAATGCACACTTATGGTCAGCTCATTTGCGATATCACTAAAAATGTGACGAGTCAGTGGACGGTTAATCAACCATTCACAATTCGGGACACCGTACAAAAAATTGCCATGCGGGTAATTTTTTCTACGGTGTTTGGTTTGCATGATCGGCCACATTATCGCCAATTACAAGAATTGTTATCTGCCAGACTCAAGGCCACGAGTTCTCCCTTGAGTGCCAGCTTAATTTTTTTCCCATTTCTAGCAAAAGATTATGGGGATTGGAGTCCAGGGGCAAAAATTAAGCGTCAACAAAAACAAATTGATGAATTGCTTTACGCAGAAATTCGCGATCGCCGTGCTGAAGGAGAGAGCGATCGCACCGATATTCTCAGTTTATTATTATCAGCTCGTGACGAAAATGGTGAGGGGATGAGTGAGGAAGAATTACGAGATGAGTTGATCACTTTGCTAGTGGGAGCTTACGAAAACACTGCTACTGGTCTGGCTTGGGCTTTTTATTGGACTCATCGCTTACCAGAAGTTAAAGAGAAACTCTTAGCAGAAATCGATTCTCTGGGAGAGAATCCCGACCCGATGAGTTTGTTTCAACTTCCCTATCTGACTGCGGTTTGGCAAGAAACATTACGCATTTATCCAGTGGGAGTGTTGACATTGCCTCGTTTGGTACAAGAATCTGTAGAAGTGGGGGGAAAACATTTAGAAGCTGGCACAATTATCTTTCCCTGTGTTCATTTGCTGCATCAGCGTGAAGAGTTATACCCAGAACCTAAAAAGTTTAAGCCAGAACGCTTCCTGGAGCGTCAATTTTCTCCTTATGAATATATACCGTTTGGGGCGGGTGCTCGTCGCTGTATTGGTGCTGCATTGGCTGAGTTTGAAATGAAATTAGTGTTGGCCACCATTCTCAAGCAGTATGAACTAGAATTAGCCGATAGTCGTCCGGTTAAACCTCAGCGTCGCGGTTTGGCTCTTGAGCCTGCGGGTGGGGTGAAAATGATCCTGAAGGGTGATCGCATTTCTGAAGAAAAACCTCTAGCGGGACTTAAACCAAAAATCAGAGCTAAATAG
- the bcsA gene encoding UDP-forming cellulose synthase catalytic subunit, whose protein sequence is MTIPFLKIRSKPSRRGLVTSPQQRQRLTVWLVEDLPHIFDQILQWLSRGQLLLLMVCLLLLFIPLITARPPIWQQGLLGFILFLVGRVIIQMEEDKPKRKTSEYLHLLLILLSAFTTLRYFYYRTRYTLNFEGWLNIVFCLLLYGAEFYAIATLFLAYFQTLKIKQRKAVNLENKPQDEWFSVDIYIPTYNEDIEIVRKTTLAAVAIDYPADKKSVYVLDDGRKYPERREKLRQMCEDLGSELLTRDNNDHAKAGNINTAFHNTKGDLVLILDCDHIPAKSLLKETVGFFFNPKVSFVQTPHWFYNPDPFERNLLTEGRIPVGNELFYKVLQKGNDFWNAAFFCGSAAVIRKTHVMEIGGIATETVTEDCHTAFRLHSKGYESVYYDKIMVAGLAPEKFSAYIGQQVRWARGMAQILRLENPLFNRKVNLSLAQRLCYMSATSHFFFGFPRLMYAIAPTLFLLFGINSVKGLGFETLCYALPHVILSMQTNHIPYKHVRFSFWNEIFEFALSFQAGIVTILALINPKLGSFNVTDKGMNVTKRSFDFDSVKYLVLVAALAAAALFTVPLWLWLRPEDSQAVIVNVFWSIFNLILLMAACLVAFEQPQLRRAHRMPRKLTAVIHTPHQSWRGETVNISESGVQILLNKRPNIPDEIRVELEGDYGHKCLVRGRVMREVAMGEQVRLFVDFINLTRTQQDDLVLVIYSDVNEWYSQRRSETDHPLQSLKFIATSIRRVFREFRPAKETKVRQKVQTAVQLYWDYWKNYSVSATITEIGTHDLRLELDGSQISNLDTMQHNKPLISLLVTQESNHLQDVSFLAVVETIEQLVDTGSVDSIAIELSFPESIKQQQRLKIRQLLDSLD, encoded by the coding sequence TTGACTATTCCATTTTTAAAGATTAGGTCAAAACCAAGTCGCAGAGGCTTGGTGACGTCACCCCAACAGCGACAGCGACTAACAGTCTGGCTAGTGGAAGACTTACCCCATATATTTGACCAGATTTTACAGTGGCTAAGTCGCGGTCAATTGCTGTTGCTGATGGTATGCCTACTATTGCTATTCATTCCTCTAATTACTGCTCGCCCACCGATTTGGCAACAAGGGTTGCTTGGCTTCATTTTGTTCCTGGTGGGACGGGTGATTATTCAGATGGAGGAAGATAAACCCAAGCGTAAAACGAGTGAATATCTCCACTTATTATTGATTTTACTTAGCGCTTTCACTACCCTACGCTATTTTTATTACCGCACTCGATATACCCTTAATTTTGAAGGGTGGCTGAATATCGTTTTTTGCTTGCTGTTGTATGGAGCAGAATTTTATGCGATCGCTACCTTATTTTTAGCTTACTTTCAAACCTTAAAAATCAAACAACGTAAAGCGGTTAATTTAGAAAATAAACCCCAAGATGAGTGGTTTTCGGTTGATATTTACATTCCTACCTATAACGAAGATATCGAAATTGTCCGCAAAACAACCTTAGCGGCTGTAGCCATTGACTATCCGGCTGATAAAAAATCGGTTTATGTCCTTGATGATGGCAGAAAGTATCCAGAGCGTAGGGAAAAGTTGCGCCAAATGTGTGAGGATCTAGGCTCCGAACTCCTGACTCGGGATAACAATGATCATGCTAAAGCTGGTAATATCAATACGGCTTTTCACAACACCAAAGGGGATTTAGTCCTGATTCTGGATTGTGACCACATTCCCGCTAAAAGCTTATTGAAGGAAACTGTTGGCTTCTTTTTTAACCCTAAGGTTTCCTTTGTCCAAACACCCCACTGGTTTTATAACCCAGACCCCTTTGAGCGTAATCTGCTCACAGAAGGCAGAATACCTGTGGGTAATGAACTGTTTTATAAGGTGCTGCAAAAGGGCAATGATTTCTGGAATGCGGCGTTCTTTTGTGGGTCTGCGGCGGTGATTCGGAAAACCCACGTCATGGAAATCGGAGGTATTGCCACCGAAACAGTTACCGAAGACTGCCATACTGCCTTTCGTCTGCACTCAAAGGGTTACGAGTCGGTCTACTACGACAAGATTATGGTGGCAGGTTTAGCGCCAGAAAAATTTTCGGCCTATATCGGTCAACAGGTACGTTGGGCTAGGGGAATGGCTCAGATTCTGCGCCTGGAAAATCCCTTGTTCAACCGGAAGGTGAATTTGAGCCTGGCGCAACGGTTGTGCTACATGAGTGCCACATCCCACTTTTTCTTCGGCTTCCCCCGATTGATGTATGCGATCGCACCCACTCTATTCTTATTATTTGGCATCAATTCGGTTAAGGGTCTGGGTTTTGAAACCTTGTGCTATGCTCTGCCTCACGTTATTTTATCGATGCAGACCAACCACATTCCCTACAAGCACGTCCGTTTCTCCTTCTGGAACGAGATTTTTGAATTTGCCCTGTCATTCCAGGCAGGAATTGTTACCATCTTAGCTCTGATTAATCCTAAGTTAGGGTCTTTCAATGTTACCGATAAAGGGATGAATGTTACCAAGCGCAGCTTTGATTTTGATTCGGTCAAGTACTTGGTGTTAGTTGCTGCACTGGCTGCTGCTGCCTTGTTTACTGTACCCCTGTGGCTATGGTTAAGACCGGAGGATAGCCAAGCGGTGATTGTTAATGTTTTTTGGTCTATCTTTAACTTAATCCTGCTGATGGCTGCTTGTCTAGTTGCTTTCGAGCAACCCCAACTCCGTCGAGCCCACCGGATGCCAAGGAAGTTAACAGCTGTGATTCATACTCCACACCAGAGTTGGAGAGGTGAAACCGTTAATATTAGTGAAAGTGGCGTCCAAATTCTGCTGAATAAGAGACCGAACATACCAGATGAAATCAGAGTGGAACTCGAAGGAGACTACGGACACAAGTGCTTGGTCCGAGGGCGGGTGATGCGAGAAGTTGCCATGGGGGAGCAGGTGAGGCTATTTGTTGATTTTATTAATCTCACCCGTACTCAGCAAGATGATCTGGTGTTAGTTATTTATTCTGATGTCAATGAGTGGTATTCCCAGAGACGATCTGAGACAGACCATCCTCTCCAATCCCTTAAGTTTATTGCTACGAGTATCAGACGAGTCTTCCGTGAATTCCGACCAGCTAAAGAGACCAAGGTACGTCAAAAGGTTCAAACGGCGGTGCAATTATATTGGGATTACTGGAAAAACTATTCCGTTAGCGCGACAATCACGGAAATTGGAACTCATGATTTACGCTTGGAATTAGATGGCAGCCAGATTAGCAATCTCGATACAATGCAGCACAATAAACCCCTGATCAGTTTACTGGTAACTCAGGAATCTAATCACTTACAAGATGTGAGTTTTTTGGCTGTTGTGGAAACTATAGAGCAGTTAGTTGATACCGGATCTGTTGATTCGATTGCGATCGAGTTAAGTTTCCCAGAATCAATAAAACAGCAGCAACGGCTCAAAATTCGACAGCTTCTGGATAGCTTGGATTGA
- a CDS encoding cellulose biosynthesis cyclic di-GMP-binding regulatory protein BcsB, with translation MTPFFRKAFAHLPKKNPRSQPSDGHSSANQASTSRRFDAKANHPRPSFPRYSLVLLLFLSCSISIGLTTSLVYAQSDGSSTDTNKTLRESTIEELKEKSQPTFALPSPPTKAPEIDAPAAGQYILEFNRSPVVGSRLSLRGIYDEARLGFTRPRDWQLKSVKALIRFRHSPALYATRSNLTVLINGVSVGSIPLNRQKGEIGNVLFNIPIDQLRNYNQITIAALQNNSPTCTQDPYDPSLWTEILPDSKIVFDFEPQPVSLDFNRYPYPIFDDLSLEPNQITYLLPKKIDDNWLTSTARFQASLGRLADYRRLNTSLVKSVKEASGTGINRFSGNRLVIIGTPEQQPELKSLKLPLPVGNNQILDAKDKALPPDVGVLMLTTTPGNEAAVLVATGNGPEGVAKAVQFLVQSKDRQIGTSQAILVEKLEEVPTPASRDWPDYLPLEPTFKLSDLKTPYNQPIEDITVRGSDSPPINIDFRALPDDQFEGDNYMNLIYSYGPQINPKTSVVEVKLDGIALIGKKLTSINGGTRESLRVPLPIDKITPYSIIQVDFRLDARERRSCSKVTDQQLWGTLHNDTNFELQRTSVAKVPDLGLLKTGYPFAAPQDLSNTVIVLPKDPSTSVLMTLLKFTNRLGRLSKAESVQLSVYTKDSLPTEERSDHHLVGIGTQDKFPVPEIFSSGGFKLKDFLTRQRNDSQIQTWSDHDGVIKEIISPWNKERVLLALIAQTDKGLKQVQDLLNQDPLFSQIKGDTLLISANSDNPDIYEQNYYNLEFFQQKRKRQMEKPELTKQIFKFIIRSWLMLAPAIIAATLISYGVIQFYLNKTARDRN, from the coding sequence ATGACACCCTTTTTTCGCAAGGCTTTTGCCCATCTACCCAAAAAAAATCCTAGGTCACAGCCATCAGATGGTCACTCTAGCGCTAATCAAGCCTCTACTTCGAGGAGGTTCGATGCTAAAGCAAATCATCCTCGGCCTTCGTTCCCAAGATATTCTCTAGTCCTACTATTATTCCTCAGCTGTAGTATTTCCATTGGGTTAACTACAAGCTTAGTCTATGCCCAAAGTGATGGCAGTAGCACCGATACTAACAAAACCCTACGGGAGAGTACCATCGAGGAACTCAAGGAAAAATCTCAACCCACCTTTGCTCTACCTTCCCCACCAACTAAAGCTCCTGAAATCGATGCTCCTGCTGCTGGTCAGTACATCCTAGAATTCAATCGCAGCCCAGTAGTAGGGTCTCGTCTTAGTTTAAGAGGCATCTATGACGAGGCACGGCTAGGGTTTACTCGTCCCCGAGATTGGCAACTTAAATCTGTCAAAGCTTTGATTCGCTTTCGCCATTCTCCAGCGCTCTATGCCACTCGCTCTAATCTTACCGTTCTAATTAATGGTGTTAGCGTTGGCAGTATTCCTCTCAACCGCCAGAAAGGGGAAATTGGGAATGTGCTCTTTAATATTCCTATAGACCAACTCCGTAACTACAACCAAATCACGATTGCGGCGCTACAGAATAACTCTCCTACCTGTACTCAAGACCCCTATGACCCTTCCCTATGGACAGAAATTCTACCCGATTCTAAAATAGTCTTTGATTTTGAACCCCAACCGGTTTCTCTAGACTTCAATCGCTATCCTTACCCGATCTTTGATGACCTGAGTCTAGAACCAAATCAAATTACTTATCTGTTGCCCAAGAAGATTGATGATAATTGGTTAACCAGCACTGCTCGTTTCCAAGCTTCCTTAGGTAGGCTAGCGGATTATCGTCGCCTGAATACGTCCTTGGTGAAATCTGTTAAAGAGGCCAGTGGAACGGGGATTAATCGCTTTTCTGGTAATCGATTGGTAATCATCGGTACACCAGAACAACAGCCAGAACTAAAATCCCTGAAACTACCCCTTCCTGTAGGAAATAATCAGATTCTCGATGCTAAGGACAAAGCCTTACCCCCCGATGTCGGGGTCTTAATGTTAACTACCACTCCTGGCAATGAAGCCGCAGTATTGGTAGCAACCGGTAATGGGCCAGAAGGAGTGGCGAAAGCAGTACAGTTTTTAGTGCAATCGAAAGACCGTCAAATTGGTACCAGTCAAGCCATCTTAGTCGAAAAGCTGGAGGAAGTGCCAACCCCTGCATCCCGTGATTGGCCAGACTATTTACCTCTAGAACCCACATTCAAGCTTAGTGACCTCAAAACTCCCTACAATCAGCCGATTGAGGATATAACCGTACGGGGTTCTGATTCCCCACCCATTAATATTGACTTCCGGGCATTGCCCGATGATCAGTTTGAGGGGGATAACTATATGAACCTAATTTATAGCTACGGCCCCCAAATTAATCCCAAAACCTCAGTAGTGGAAGTCAAGCTAGATGGCATTGCCCTAATCGGTAAAAAGCTAACGTCCATCAATGGTGGAACTAGAGAATCCCTGAGGGTTCCCCTGCCCATTGACAAAATTACCCCCTATTCTATAATCCAGGTGGATTTTCGTCTTGATGCTCGGGAACGCCGCTCCTGTAGCAAAGTAACTGACCAACAGCTTTGGGGTACGTTGCACAATGATACAAATTTTGAACTCCAGCGCACCAGTGTTGCCAAAGTGCCAGATTTGGGGTTGCTGAAAACTGGTTATCCCTTTGCTGCTCCTCAGGATTTATCCAATACCGTTATTGTGCTACCAAAAGACCCCTCAACCAGTGTACTGATGACATTACTAAAGTTCACTAACAGACTGGGACGGTTAAGCAAAGCGGAATCAGTCCAGTTATCAGTTTACACTAAAGACTCTTTACCCACTGAGGAACGCAGTGACCATCATCTGGTAGGAATTGGCACTCAAGATAAATTTCCTGTTCCCGAAATTTTCTCCTCTGGTGGCTTTAAATTAAAAGATTTCTTGACACGGCAGCGCAATGATAGTCAGATTCAAACCTGGTCTGATCATGATGGCGTGATCAAAGAAATTATTTCGCCATGGAATAAAGAACGGGTGCTTCTTGCTCTAATTGCTCAAACCGACAAAGGCTTAAAGCAAGTCCAAGACTTATTAAACCAAGACCCACTCTTCTCTCAAATCAAGGGAGACACGCTACTGATTAGTGCCAACTCGGACAATCCCGATATTTATGAACAAAATTATTATAATCTAGAGTTTTTCCAGCAAAAGCGAAAGCGTCAAATGGAAAAACCTGAGTTGACTAAGCAAATTTTTAAATTCATAATAAGAAGTTGGTTAATGTTAGCTCCAGCTATTATAGCTGCTACCCTGATTAGTTACGGGGTTATTCAGTTTTATCTAAACAAAACTGCTAGAGATAGAAATTAA